TCTGCGCCCGGAAAGCTTCGGTGTATCCTTTGCGCGAGAAGCTCAGGATGACCCGTAGGATATGCGGCCGCCGCCGCTAACCGTCCTCAACAACCCAGGCACCCTGTCCGTAGTCAACTTGCGCCTCTTCTCCGGGCAAACACTCCATTCGTCGAAAGGGCAAGGGCGACTGGGAGCCCATTTTGGCCACGAAGCGTTTGACGGAGTCAGAGCCCCCGGCGAACTGATGCTCGCTGACCAAGTCCTGGTAGATGCGCTGAGCGCTGAGGCCCAGCTCTAGCTTGGCGACAATCGTATCGCGGAATGCAGCGCATTGGCTGCGCCGACCGGCGGGCAGCATGGCTGGTTTTGATCCGACCTCTTCGACCGCTTGAGGCTCGGTTGGAGGAGTAGACCCGGGGGGCGGAATGGCCGGTTTTGAAACCGCACCCTTCAAGGTCAGGCGTCGATGACGCGCCACCGTCTCGCGGTCAATGCCGAGCTCGCGCGCGATCTTGCGCTGTGACCAGCCTTGCTGCGTAAGAACGCGAATTGATTGCTGCAGGTCCATCTTGAGTTCGTTCATCGCTCCAATGGGCCGCTAGCGCGGTCCTTTGAGCAATGAGACAGTTAACCTCAAGAATGGCTCGCTTTGCCCCCCCGCTGACAGCAAGAGATTGAGCTATCAGGGCCCCGACTTGGTCTACTGTTTCTAACGGGCGAGATCCAAACTGCGCAGCATTACCTATGCATGGAGTCTTGAGATTGGCGAAGTGTTTTGATAAAGCACGACTTAAACTGGCTCGAGTGAGTTCGGTTGGTGTATTTATTCCTGAAATTGATGGGCTGCGCTTTCTCGCGATCGCAAGCGTCGTTCTTTTTCATCTGAACGGATATATTCTGGCAAAGATACCTCAGGTAAAGGTCGATGATCCGGTA
This DNA window, taken from Verrucomicrobiales bacterium, encodes the following:
- a CDS encoding helix-turn-helix domain-containing protein, translating into MNELKMDLQQSIRVLTQQGWSQRKIARELGIDRETVARHRRLTLKGAVSKPAIPPPGSTPPTEPQAVEEVGSKPAMLPAGRRSQCAAFRDTIVAKLELGLSAQRIYQDLVSEHQFAGGSDSVKRFVAKMGSQSPLPFRRMECLPGEEAQVDYGQGAWVVEDG